From one Lotus japonicus ecotype B-129 chromosome 3, LjGifu_v1.2 genomic stretch:
- the LOC130744458 gene encoding uncharacterized protein LOC130744458: MVCHKYGWDENLLVLHLVVDRFNMCSTVFQDILKVLSEDTILAKEFRDQIRCVIGPGRSVRFWLDPWVDSAPLHISFPRMFALSNNKNALISEVGHNQGRKWNWQLEFRRECFGWEKDEEGRFYATVNSYLPSAGRDVILWIGDHKGLFSVKAICEAMELRLLSPLPGVWNIPKRLRKIIPPKISLFLWQAVYNKIAVKSNLVERGMTLENEGRCSLCGLVVESVTHLMLACEQTYPLWYGVLHREGVTWCCPRTVIDLLDEWPELRAKSDTGLWDLIPYSLCWSIWLGRNDLIFQDKEFNLEQIWDLHISRIAWWIKA, encoded by the coding sequence ATGGTGTGCCATAAGTATGGGTGGGATGAGAATTTGTTGGTCTTGCATCTAGTGGTGGACAGATTCAACATGTGTTCAACGGTGTTTCAAGACATTCTCAAAGTGCTATCGGAAGACACTATTCTAGCCAAAGAGTTTCGCGATCAGATTCGATGTGTAATTGGACCGGGTCGATCGGTGCGATTTTGGCTAGACCCATGGGTTGATTCTGCCCCTCTCCATATATCTTTCCCCCGAATGTTTGCTCTATCTAATAACAAGAATGCTTTAATTAGTGAGGTGGGACACAACCAAGGGCGAAAATGGAACTGGCAATTGGAGTTTCGTAGAGAGTGTTTTGGATGGGAGAAAGATGAGGAAGGAAGATTTTATGCCACTGTGAATTCATATCTGCCTAGTGCTGGTCGAGATGTAATCCTATGGATTGGTGATCATAAAGGGCTATTCTCAGTCAAAGCTATTTGCGAAGCTATGGAATTACGCCTCTTATCTCCTTTGCCTGGTGTTTGGAACATTCCTAAACGACTCCGCAAAATTATTCCACCAAAAATATCATTGTTTCTTTGGCAAGCGGTTTATAATAAAATTGCTGTCAAGAGTAATCTAGTGGAAAGGGGTATGACATTGGAAAATGAAGGGCGCTGTAGTTTGTGTGGTTTGGTAGTTGAATCAGTAACACATTTGATGTTAGCTTGTGAGCAGACCTACCCTTTATGGTATGGTGTACTTCACCGAGAGGGGGTGACATGGTGCTGCCCGAGGACCGTTATAGATTTACTGGATGAGTGGCCAGAACTAAGGGCAAAATCTGATACTGGTCTATGGGATTTGATTCCTTATTCACTTTGCTGGTCTATATGGCTAGGACGTAATGATCTTATTTTTCAAGACAAGGAATTCAATTTGGAACAGATATGGGACCTGCACATTTCTCGGATTGCTTGGTGGATTAAAGCTTAG